A window of Drosophila subobscura isolate 14011-0131.10 chromosome E, UCBerk_Dsub_1.0, whole genome shotgun sequence contains these coding sequences:
- the LOC117892678 gene encoding TRPL translocation defect protein 14 isoform X7, with amino-acid sequence MVYHKSRVVAFRFCSPRPFITLKRHVHLLRLRRRRVSTYIYQTPTESLTTAVAPATPRVDRDLRDEMATAADQLMSPAALATIATVSNGQQSLLATTAPSAAAAMAVRNGQEPQELVESQKSTSPKPSPMPSLKLNKMGSVSSKEKRVYKIVLTGGPCGGKTTGQSRLCTFFENLGWKVFRVPETATVLLSGGVKFSDLTEKEAYKFQENLIRTMVQIENTYFELGNSSTRNCLIICDRGVMDASAYISKDKWEKMMAGNKWNPVEMRDNRYNQILHLVSAANGAEDFYSTEDHACRSEGVDLARELDYKSAAAWVGHPYFDVIDNSTNFEAKMNRLIESVCQKVGIDIGDRLQATSRKLKYLVAMLPPDSEFPPFQDFDVVHHYLQSGGPKVQARLRKRGQKSHWSYIHTQRRPNVHGQARIEVKTQLTHRDYMNLLAQRDDAHFTIYKKRRCFLINNQYFQLDIYKEPGHPRCKGLVLLETYSSLTGDALKNCMPKFLNIVKEVTGDPDYSMFNLSLKEDWSTTKKFCRTATHAKGAANGVANTPLVLNGQ; translated from the exons ATGGTGTATCATAAAAGTCGAGTCGTCGCATTTCG ATTTTGCAGTCCACGACCCTTCATAACCTTAAAAAGGCACGTGCATTTGCTCCGTTTGCGGCGTAGAAGAGTTTCCACGTACATATATCAGACACCGACGGAGAGCCTAACGACCGCTGTTGCGCCTGCCACGCCGAGAGTTGACAGGGACCTACGCGACGagatggcaacagcagccgacCAGCTAATGTCACCTGCCGCCCTCGCCACGATAGCGACAGTCAGCAACGGGCAACAGTCTCTGCTGGCAACGacagcaccatcagcagcggcagcgatgGCAGTCAGGAATGGACAGGAGCCGCAGGAGCTCGTCGAGAGCCAAAAATCCACATCCCCAAAGCCAAGCCCCATGCCGAGCCTGAAGCTGAACAAGATGGGCTCCGTGTCGAGCAAGGAGAAGCGTGTGTACAAAATCGTTTTAACTGGCG GTCCCTGTGGCGGCAAGACCACGGGCCAGTCCCGTCTGTGCACGTTCTTTGAGAACCTGGGATGGAAG gTGTTCCGCGTGCCTGAAACGGCCACTGTGTTACTCAG TGGCGGCGTCAAGTTCTCTGATCTGACCGAGAAAGAGG CCTATAAATTTCAGGAGAATCTGATCCGCACCATGGTACAGATTGAGAACACCTACTTCGAGCTTGGAAACTCGAGCACCCGCAACTGCTTGATTATATGTGATCGCGGTGTCATGGACGCCAGTGCAT ATATATCGAAGGACAAGTGGGAGAAGATGATGGCGGGCAACAAGTGGAACCCCGTTGAGATGCGCGACAATCGCTACAACCAAATTTTGCACTTGGTGTCAGCCGCCAACGGGGCCGAGGACTTCTACTCCACGGAG GACCACGCCTGCCGTTCGGAGGGCGTTGATCTGGCACGCGAACTGGACTACAAGTCCGCAGCTGCTTGGGTGGGACATCCCTATTTCGACGTGATCGACAACTCCACCAACTTCGAGGCCAAGATGAATCGCCTGATCGAGTCCGTTTGCCAGAAGGTAGGCATCGACATCGGTGATCGTTTGCAGGCCACATCGCGAAAGCTGAAGTACTTGG TTGCTATGCTACCGCCCGACAGCGAGTTTCCGCCCTTTCAAGACTTCGACGTGGTGCATCATTATTTGCAGTCTGGCGGACCCAAGGTGCAGGCACGCCTGCGCAAGCGCGGACAGAAGAGTCACTGGAGCTACATTCATACGCAGCGTCGTCCCAATGTGCACGGTCAGGCACGTATCGAAGTGAAGACACAGTTGACGCATCGCGACTACATGAACCTGCTGGCACAGCGTGACGATGCTCACTTCACCATCTACAAGAAGCGACGCTGCTTCTTGATCAACAACCAATATTTCCAGCTGGACATTTATAAGGAGCCCGGCCATCCGCG CTGCAAGGGGTTGGTGCTGCTGGAAACGTATTCTTCGCTCACGGGTGACGCGCTGAAGAACTGCATGCCCAAGTTCTTGAACATCGTGAAGGAGGTAACTGGCGATCCGGACTACTCCATGTTCAATCTGTCACTGAAGGAGGACTGGAGCACCACCAAGAAGTTCTGCCGCACGGCGACGCACG CCAAGGGCGCCGCTAACGGAGTTGCCAATACGCCATTGGTACTCAATGGCCAGTAG
- the LOC117892678 gene encoding TRPL translocation defect protein 14 isoform X4 has protein sequence MVYHKSRVVAFRFCSPRPFITLKRHVHLLRLRRRRVSTYIYQTPTESLTTAVAPATPRVDRDLRDEMATAADQLMSPAALATIATVSNGQQSLLATTAPSAAAAMAVRNGQEPQELVESQKSTSPKPSPMPSLKLNKMGSVSSKEKRVYKIVLTGGPCGGKTTGQSRLCTFFENLGWKVFRVPETATVLLSGGVKFSDLTEKEDPPTPTTFVYKDLPFAAPEHSLIDLTASCPRCLAKAASKPNGSEAYKFQENLIRTMVQIENTYFELGNSSTRNCLIICDRGVMDASAYISKDKWEKMMAGNKWNPVEMRDNRYNQILHLVSAANGAEDFYSTEDHACRSEGVDLARELDYKSAAAWVGHPYFDVIDNSTNFEAKMNRLIESVCQKVGIDIGDRLQATSRKLKYLVAMLPPDSEFPPFQDFDVVHHYLQSGGPKVQARLRKRGQKSHWSYIHTQRRPNVHGQARIEVKTQLTHRDYMNLLAQRDDAHFTIYKKRRCFLINNQYFQLDIYKEPGHPRCKGLVLLETYSSLTGDALKNCMPKFLNIVKEVTGDPDYSMFNLSLKEDWSTTKKFCRTATHAKGAANGVANTPLVLNGQ, from the exons ATGGTGTATCATAAAAGTCGAGTCGTCGCATTTCG ATTTTGCAGTCCACGACCCTTCATAACCTTAAAAAGGCACGTGCATTTGCTCCGTTTGCGGCGTAGAAGAGTTTCCACGTACATATATCAGACACCGACGGAGAGCCTAACGACCGCTGTTGCGCCTGCCACGCCGAGAGTTGACAGGGACCTACGCGACGagatggcaacagcagccgacCAGCTAATGTCACCTGCCGCCCTCGCCACGATAGCGACAGTCAGCAACGGGCAACAGTCTCTGCTGGCAACGacagcaccatcagcagcggcagcgatgGCAGTCAGGAATGGACAGGAGCCGCAGGAGCTCGTCGAGAGCCAAAAATCCACATCCCCAAAGCCAAGCCCCATGCCGAGCCTGAAGCTGAACAAGATGGGCTCCGTGTCGAGCAAGGAGAAGCGTGTGTACAAAATCGTTTTAACTGGCG GTCCCTGTGGCGGCAAGACCACGGGCCAGTCCCGTCTGTGCACGTTCTTTGAGAACCTGGGATGGAAG gTGTTCCGCGTGCCTGAAACGGCCACTGTGTTACTCAG TGGCGGCGTCAAGTTCTCTGATCTGACCGAGAAAGAGG ACCCGCCCACGCCAACCACGTTCGTTTACAAAGATCTGCCATTTGCCGCGCCGGAGCACAGTCTCATCGATCTAACCGCATCCTGTCCGCGTTGCTTGGCCAAGGCTGCCTCCAAGCCCAATGGCAGCGAAG CCTATAAATTTCAGGAGAATCTGATCCGCACCATGGTACAGATTGAGAACACCTACTTCGAGCTTGGAAACTCGAGCACCCGCAACTGCTTGATTATATGTGATCGCGGTGTCATGGACGCCAGTGCAT ATATATCGAAGGACAAGTGGGAGAAGATGATGGCGGGCAACAAGTGGAACCCCGTTGAGATGCGCGACAATCGCTACAACCAAATTTTGCACTTGGTGTCAGCCGCCAACGGGGCCGAGGACTTCTACTCCACGGAG GACCACGCCTGCCGTTCGGAGGGCGTTGATCTGGCACGCGAACTGGACTACAAGTCCGCAGCTGCTTGGGTGGGACATCCCTATTTCGACGTGATCGACAACTCCACCAACTTCGAGGCCAAGATGAATCGCCTGATCGAGTCCGTTTGCCAGAAGGTAGGCATCGACATCGGTGATCGTTTGCAGGCCACATCGCGAAAGCTGAAGTACTTGG TTGCTATGCTACCGCCCGACAGCGAGTTTCCGCCCTTTCAAGACTTCGACGTGGTGCATCATTATTTGCAGTCTGGCGGACCCAAGGTGCAGGCACGCCTGCGCAAGCGCGGACAGAAGAGTCACTGGAGCTACATTCATACGCAGCGTCGTCCCAATGTGCACGGTCAGGCACGTATCGAAGTGAAGACACAGTTGACGCATCGCGACTACATGAACCTGCTGGCACAGCGTGACGATGCTCACTTCACCATCTACAAGAAGCGACGCTGCTTCTTGATCAACAACCAATATTTCCAGCTGGACATTTATAAGGAGCCCGGCCATCCGCG CTGCAAGGGGTTGGTGCTGCTGGAAACGTATTCTTCGCTCACGGGTGACGCGCTGAAGAACTGCATGCCCAAGTTCTTGAACATCGTGAAGGAGGTAACTGGCGATCCGGACTACTCCATGTTCAATCTGTCACTGAAGGAGGACTGGAGCACCACCAAGAAGTTCTGCCGCACGGCGACGCACG CCAAGGGCGCCGCTAACGGAGTTGCCAATACGCCATTGGTACTCAATGGCCAGTAG
- the LOC117892678 gene encoding TRPL translocation defect protein 14 isoform X5 codes for MVYHKSRVVAFRFCSPRPFITLKRHVHLLRLRRRRVSTYIYQTPTESLTTAVAPATPRVDRDLRDEMATAADQLMSPAALATIATVSNGQQSLLATTAPSAAAAMAVRNGQEPQELVESQKSTSPKPSPMPSLKLNKMGSVSSKEKRVYKIVLTGGPCGGKTTGQSRLCTFFENLGWKVFRVPETATVLLSGGVKFSDLTEKEAYKFQENLIRTMVQIENTYFELGNSSTRNCLIICDRGVMDASAYISKDKWEKMMAGNKWNPVEMRDNRYNQILHLVSAANGAEDFYSTENRKRHYQDHACRSEGVDLARELDYKSAAAWVGHPYFDVIDNSTNFEAKMNRLIESVCQKVGIDIGDRLQATSRKLKYLVAMLPPDSEFPPFQDFDVVHHYLQSGGPKVQARLRKRGQKSHWSYIHTQRRPNVHGQARIEVKTQLTHRDYMNLLAQRDDAHFTIYKKRRCFLINNQYFQLDIYKEPGHPRCKGLVLLETYSSLTGDALKNCMPKFLNIVKEVTGDPDYSMFNLSLKEDWSTTKKFCRTATHGKQHEKQMQQEKQKQYHPYDETSD; via the exons ATGGTGTATCATAAAAGTCGAGTCGTCGCATTTCG ATTTTGCAGTCCACGACCCTTCATAACCTTAAAAAGGCACGTGCATTTGCTCCGTTTGCGGCGTAGAAGAGTTTCCACGTACATATATCAGACACCGACGGAGAGCCTAACGACCGCTGTTGCGCCTGCCACGCCGAGAGTTGACAGGGACCTACGCGACGagatggcaacagcagccgacCAGCTAATGTCACCTGCCGCCCTCGCCACGATAGCGACAGTCAGCAACGGGCAACAGTCTCTGCTGGCAACGacagcaccatcagcagcggcagcgatgGCAGTCAGGAATGGACAGGAGCCGCAGGAGCTCGTCGAGAGCCAAAAATCCACATCCCCAAAGCCAAGCCCCATGCCGAGCCTGAAGCTGAACAAGATGGGCTCCGTGTCGAGCAAGGAGAAGCGTGTGTACAAAATCGTTTTAACTGGCG GTCCCTGTGGCGGCAAGACCACGGGCCAGTCCCGTCTGTGCACGTTCTTTGAGAACCTGGGATGGAAG gTGTTCCGCGTGCCTGAAACGGCCACTGTGTTACTCAG TGGCGGCGTCAAGTTCTCTGATCTGACCGAGAAAGAGG CCTATAAATTTCAGGAGAATCTGATCCGCACCATGGTACAGATTGAGAACACCTACTTCGAGCTTGGAAACTCGAGCACCCGCAACTGCTTGATTATATGTGATCGCGGTGTCATGGACGCCAGTGCAT ATATATCGAAGGACAAGTGGGAGAAGATGATGGCGGGCAACAAGTGGAACCCCGTTGAGATGCGCGACAATCGCTACAACCAAATTTTGCACTTGGTGTCAGCCGCCAACGGGGCCGAGGACTTCTACTCCACGGAG AACAGAAAGCGCCATTATCAG GACCACGCCTGCCGTTCGGAGGGCGTTGATCTGGCACGCGAACTGGACTACAAGTCCGCAGCTGCTTGGGTGGGACATCCCTATTTCGACGTGATCGACAACTCCACCAACTTCGAGGCCAAGATGAATCGCCTGATCGAGTCCGTTTGCCAGAAGGTAGGCATCGACATCGGTGATCGTTTGCAGGCCACATCGCGAAAGCTGAAGTACTTGG TTGCTATGCTACCGCCCGACAGCGAGTTTCCGCCCTTTCAAGACTTCGACGTGGTGCATCATTATTTGCAGTCTGGCGGACCCAAGGTGCAGGCACGCCTGCGCAAGCGCGGACAGAAGAGTCACTGGAGCTACATTCATACGCAGCGTCGTCCCAATGTGCACGGTCAGGCACGTATCGAAGTGAAGACACAGTTGACGCATCGCGACTACATGAACCTGCTGGCACAGCGTGACGATGCTCACTTCACCATCTACAAGAAGCGACGCTGCTTCTTGATCAACAACCAATATTTCCAGCTGGACATTTATAAGGAGCCCGGCCATCCGCG CTGCAAGGGGTTGGTGCTGCTGGAAACGTATTCTTCGCTCACGGGTGACGCGCTGAAGAACTGCATGCCCAAGTTCTTGAACATCGTGAAGGAGGTAACTGGCGATCCGGACTACTCCATGTTCAATCTGTCACTGAAGGAGGACTGGAGCACCACCAAGAAGTTCTGCCGCACGGCGACGCACGGTAAGCAGCATGAGAAACAAATGCAGcaagagaagcagaagcagtatCATCCCTACGACGAGACCAGCGACTAA
- the LOC117892678 gene encoding TRPL translocation defect protein 14 isoform X2 yields the protein MVYHKSRVVAFRFCSPRPFITLKRHVHLLRLRRRRVSTYIYQTPTESLTTAVAPATPRVDRDLRDEMATAADQLMSPAALATIATVSNGQQSLLATTAPSAAAAMAVRNGQEPQELVESQKSTSPKPSPMPSLKLNKMGSVSSKEKRVYKIVLTGGPCGGKTTGQSRLCTFFENLGWKVFRVPETATVLLSGGVKFSDLTEKEDPPTPTTFVYKDLPFAAPEHSLIDLTASCPRCLAKAASKPNGSEAYKFQENLIRTMVQIENTYFELGNSSTRNCLIICDRGVMDASAYISKDKWEKMMAGNKWNPVEMRDNRYNQILHLVSAANGAEDFYSTENRKRHYQDHACRSEGVDLARELDYKSAAAWVGHPYFDVIDNSTNFEAKMNRLIESVCQKVGIDIGDRLQATSRKLKYLVAMLPPDSEFPPFQDFDVVHHYLQSGGPKVQARLRKRGQKSHWSYIHTQRRPNVHGQARIEVKTQLTHRDYMNLLAQRDDAHFTIYKKRRCFLINNQYFQLDIYKEPGHPRCKGLVLLETYSSLTGDALKNCMPKFLNIVKEVTGDPDYSMFNLSLKEDWSTTKKFCRTATHAKGAANGVANTPLVLNGQ from the exons ATGGTGTATCATAAAAGTCGAGTCGTCGCATTTCG ATTTTGCAGTCCACGACCCTTCATAACCTTAAAAAGGCACGTGCATTTGCTCCGTTTGCGGCGTAGAAGAGTTTCCACGTACATATATCAGACACCGACGGAGAGCCTAACGACCGCTGTTGCGCCTGCCACGCCGAGAGTTGACAGGGACCTACGCGACGagatggcaacagcagccgacCAGCTAATGTCACCTGCCGCCCTCGCCACGATAGCGACAGTCAGCAACGGGCAACAGTCTCTGCTGGCAACGacagcaccatcagcagcggcagcgatgGCAGTCAGGAATGGACAGGAGCCGCAGGAGCTCGTCGAGAGCCAAAAATCCACATCCCCAAAGCCAAGCCCCATGCCGAGCCTGAAGCTGAACAAGATGGGCTCCGTGTCGAGCAAGGAGAAGCGTGTGTACAAAATCGTTTTAACTGGCG GTCCCTGTGGCGGCAAGACCACGGGCCAGTCCCGTCTGTGCACGTTCTTTGAGAACCTGGGATGGAAG gTGTTCCGCGTGCCTGAAACGGCCACTGTGTTACTCAG TGGCGGCGTCAAGTTCTCTGATCTGACCGAGAAAGAGG ACCCGCCCACGCCAACCACGTTCGTTTACAAAGATCTGCCATTTGCCGCGCCGGAGCACAGTCTCATCGATCTAACCGCATCCTGTCCGCGTTGCTTGGCCAAGGCTGCCTCCAAGCCCAATGGCAGCGAAG CCTATAAATTTCAGGAGAATCTGATCCGCACCATGGTACAGATTGAGAACACCTACTTCGAGCTTGGAAACTCGAGCACCCGCAACTGCTTGATTATATGTGATCGCGGTGTCATGGACGCCAGTGCAT ATATATCGAAGGACAAGTGGGAGAAGATGATGGCGGGCAACAAGTGGAACCCCGTTGAGATGCGCGACAATCGCTACAACCAAATTTTGCACTTGGTGTCAGCCGCCAACGGGGCCGAGGACTTCTACTCCACGGAG AACAGAAAGCGCCATTATCAG GACCACGCCTGCCGTTCGGAGGGCGTTGATCTGGCACGCGAACTGGACTACAAGTCCGCAGCTGCTTGGGTGGGACATCCCTATTTCGACGTGATCGACAACTCCACCAACTTCGAGGCCAAGATGAATCGCCTGATCGAGTCCGTTTGCCAGAAGGTAGGCATCGACATCGGTGATCGTTTGCAGGCCACATCGCGAAAGCTGAAGTACTTGG TTGCTATGCTACCGCCCGACAGCGAGTTTCCGCCCTTTCAAGACTTCGACGTGGTGCATCATTATTTGCAGTCTGGCGGACCCAAGGTGCAGGCACGCCTGCGCAAGCGCGGACAGAAGAGTCACTGGAGCTACATTCATACGCAGCGTCGTCCCAATGTGCACGGTCAGGCACGTATCGAAGTGAAGACACAGTTGACGCATCGCGACTACATGAACCTGCTGGCACAGCGTGACGATGCTCACTTCACCATCTACAAGAAGCGACGCTGCTTCTTGATCAACAACCAATATTTCCAGCTGGACATTTATAAGGAGCCCGGCCATCCGCG CTGCAAGGGGTTGGTGCTGCTGGAAACGTATTCTTCGCTCACGGGTGACGCGCTGAAGAACTGCATGCCCAAGTTCTTGAACATCGTGAAGGAGGTAACTGGCGATCCGGACTACTCCATGTTCAATCTGTCACTGAAGGAGGACTGGAGCACCACCAAGAAGTTCTGCCGCACGGCGACGCACG CCAAGGGCGCCGCTAACGGAGTTGCCAATACGCCATTGGTACTCAATGGCCAGTAG
- the LOC117892678 gene encoding TRPL translocation defect protein 14 isoform X3 produces MVYHKSRVVAFRFCSPRPFITLKRHVHLLRLRRRRVSTYIYQTPTESLTTAVAPATPRVDRDLRDEMATAADQLMSPAALATIATVSNGQQSLLATTAPSAAAAMAVRNGQEPQELVESQKSTSPKPSPMPSLKLNKMGSVSSKEKRVYKIVLTGGPCGGKTTGQSRLCTFFENLGWKVFRVPETATVLLSGGVKFSDLTEKEDPPTPTTFVYKDLPFAAPEHSLIDLTASCPRCLAKAASKPNGSEAYKFQENLIRTMVQIENTYFELGNSSTRNCLIICDRGVMDASAYISKDKWEKMMAGNKWNPVEMRDNRYNQILHLVSAANGAEDFYSTEDHACRSEGVDLARELDYKSAAAWVGHPYFDVIDNSTNFEAKMNRLIESVCQKVGIDIGDRLQATSRKLKYLVAMLPPDSEFPPFQDFDVVHHYLQSGGPKVQARLRKRGQKSHWSYIHTQRRPNVHGQARIEVKTQLTHRDYMNLLAQRDDAHFTIYKKRRCFLINNQYFQLDIYKEPGHPRCKGLVLLETYSSLTGDALKNCMPKFLNIVKEVTGDPDYSMFNLSLKEDWSTTKKFCRTATHGKQHEKQMQQEKQKQYHPYDETSD; encoded by the exons ATGGTGTATCATAAAAGTCGAGTCGTCGCATTTCG ATTTTGCAGTCCACGACCCTTCATAACCTTAAAAAGGCACGTGCATTTGCTCCGTTTGCGGCGTAGAAGAGTTTCCACGTACATATATCAGACACCGACGGAGAGCCTAACGACCGCTGTTGCGCCTGCCACGCCGAGAGTTGACAGGGACCTACGCGACGagatggcaacagcagccgacCAGCTAATGTCACCTGCCGCCCTCGCCACGATAGCGACAGTCAGCAACGGGCAACAGTCTCTGCTGGCAACGacagcaccatcagcagcggcagcgatgGCAGTCAGGAATGGACAGGAGCCGCAGGAGCTCGTCGAGAGCCAAAAATCCACATCCCCAAAGCCAAGCCCCATGCCGAGCCTGAAGCTGAACAAGATGGGCTCCGTGTCGAGCAAGGAGAAGCGTGTGTACAAAATCGTTTTAACTGGCG GTCCCTGTGGCGGCAAGACCACGGGCCAGTCCCGTCTGTGCACGTTCTTTGAGAACCTGGGATGGAAG gTGTTCCGCGTGCCTGAAACGGCCACTGTGTTACTCAG TGGCGGCGTCAAGTTCTCTGATCTGACCGAGAAAGAGG ACCCGCCCACGCCAACCACGTTCGTTTACAAAGATCTGCCATTTGCCGCGCCGGAGCACAGTCTCATCGATCTAACCGCATCCTGTCCGCGTTGCTTGGCCAAGGCTGCCTCCAAGCCCAATGGCAGCGAAG CCTATAAATTTCAGGAGAATCTGATCCGCACCATGGTACAGATTGAGAACACCTACTTCGAGCTTGGAAACTCGAGCACCCGCAACTGCTTGATTATATGTGATCGCGGTGTCATGGACGCCAGTGCAT ATATATCGAAGGACAAGTGGGAGAAGATGATGGCGGGCAACAAGTGGAACCCCGTTGAGATGCGCGACAATCGCTACAACCAAATTTTGCACTTGGTGTCAGCCGCCAACGGGGCCGAGGACTTCTACTCCACGGAG GACCACGCCTGCCGTTCGGAGGGCGTTGATCTGGCACGCGAACTGGACTACAAGTCCGCAGCTGCTTGGGTGGGACATCCCTATTTCGACGTGATCGACAACTCCACCAACTTCGAGGCCAAGATGAATCGCCTGATCGAGTCCGTTTGCCAGAAGGTAGGCATCGACATCGGTGATCGTTTGCAGGCCACATCGCGAAAGCTGAAGTACTTGG TTGCTATGCTACCGCCCGACAGCGAGTTTCCGCCCTTTCAAGACTTCGACGTGGTGCATCATTATTTGCAGTCTGGCGGACCCAAGGTGCAGGCACGCCTGCGCAAGCGCGGACAGAAGAGTCACTGGAGCTACATTCATACGCAGCGTCGTCCCAATGTGCACGGTCAGGCACGTATCGAAGTGAAGACACAGTTGACGCATCGCGACTACATGAACCTGCTGGCACAGCGTGACGATGCTCACTTCACCATCTACAAGAAGCGACGCTGCTTCTTGATCAACAACCAATATTTCCAGCTGGACATTTATAAGGAGCCCGGCCATCCGCG CTGCAAGGGGTTGGTGCTGCTGGAAACGTATTCTTCGCTCACGGGTGACGCGCTGAAGAACTGCATGCCCAAGTTCTTGAACATCGTGAAGGAGGTAACTGGCGATCCGGACTACTCCATGTTCAATCTGTCACTGAAGGAGGACTGGAGCACCACCAAGAAGTTCTGCCGCACGGCGACGCACGGTAAGCAGCATGAGAAACAAATGCAGcaagagaagcagaagcagtatCATCCCTACGACGAGACCAGCGACTAA
- the LOC117892678 gene encoding TRPL translocation defect protein 14 isoform X8, giving the protein MATAADQLMSPAALATIATVSNGQQSLLATTAPSAAAAMAVRNGQEPQELVESQKSTSPKPSPMPSLKLNKMGSVSSKEKRVYKIVLTGGPCGGKTTGQSRLCTFFENLGWKVFRVPETATVLLSGGVKFSDLTEKEDPPTPTTFVYKDLPFAAPEHSLIDLTASCPRCLAKAASKPNGSEAYKFQENLIRTMVQIENTYFELGNSSTRNCLIICDRGVMDASAYISKDKWEKMMAGNKWNPVEMRDNRYNQILHLVSAANGAEDFYSTENRKRHYQDHACRSEGVDLARELDYKSAAAWVGHPYFDVIDNSTNFEAKMNRLIESVCQKVGIDIGDRLQATSRKLKYLVAMLPPDSEFPPFQDFDVVHHYLQSGGPKVQARLRKRGQKSHWSYIHTQRRPNVHGQARIEVKTQLTHRDYMNLLAQRDDAHFTIYKKRRCFLINNQYFQLDIYKEPGHPRCKGLVLLETYSSLTGDALKNCMPKFLNIVKEVTGDPDYSMFNLSLKEDWSTTKKFCRTATHGKQHEKQMQQEKQKQYHPYDETSD; this is encoded by the exons atggcaacagcagccgacCAGCTAATGTCACCTGCCGCCCTCGCCACGATAGCGACAGTCAGCAACGGGCAACAGTCTCTGCTGGCAACGacagcaccatcagcagcggcagcgatgGCAGTCAGGAATGGACAGGAGCCGCAGGAGCTCGTCGAGAGCCAAAAATCCACATCCCCAAAGCCAAGCCCCATGCCGAGCCTGAAGCTGAACAAGATGGGCTCCGTGTCGAGCAAGGAGAAGCGTGTGTACAAAATCGTTTTAACTGGCG GTCCCTGTGGCGGCAAGACCACGGGCCAGTCCCGTCTGTGCACGTTCTTTGAGAACCTGGGATGGAAG gTGTTCCGCGTGCCTGAAACGGCCACTGTGTTACTCAG TGGCGGCGTCAAGTTCTCTGATCTGACCGAGAAAGAGG ACCCGCCCACGCCAACCACGTTCGTTTACAAAGATCTGCCATTTGCCGCGCCGGAGCACAGTCTCATCGATCTAACCGCATCCTGTCCGCGTTGCTTGGCCAAGGCTGCCTCCAAGCCCAATGGCAGCGAAG CCTATAAATTTCAGGAGAATCTGATCCGCACCATGGTACAGATTGAGAACACCTACTTCGAGCTTGGAAACTCGAGCACCCGCAACTGCTTGATTATATGTGATCGCGGTGTCATGGACGCCAGTGCAT ATATATCGAAGGACAAGTGGGAGAAGATGATGGCGGGCAACAAGTGGAACCCCGTTGAGATGCGCGACAATCGCTACAACCAAATTTTGCACTTGGTGTCAGCCGCCAACGGGGCCGAGGACTTCTACTCCACGGAG AACAGAAAGCGCCATTATCAG GACCACGCCTGCCGTTCGGAGGGCGTTGATCTGGCACGCGAACTGGACTACAAGTCCGCAGCTGCTTGGGTGGGACATCCCTATTTCGACGTGATCGACAACTCCACCAACTTCGAGGCCAAGATGAATCGCCTGATCGAGTCCGTTTGCCAGAAGGTAGGCATCGACATCGGTGATCGTTTGCAGGCCACATCGCGAAAGCTGAAGTACTTGG TTGCTATGCTACCGCCCGACAGCGAGTTTCCGCCCTTTCAAGACTTCGACGTGGTGCATCATTATTTGCAGTCTGGCGGACCCAAGGTGCAGGCACGCCTGCGCAAGCGCGGACAGAAGAGTCACTGGAGCTACATTCATACGCAGCGTCGTCCCAATGTGCACGGTCAGGCACGTATCGAAGTGAAGACACAGTTGACGCATCGCGACTACATGAACCTGCTGGCACAGCGTGACGATGCTCACTTCACCATCTACAAGAAGCGACGCTGCTTCTTGATCAACAACCAATATTTCCAGCTGGACATTTATAAGGAGCCCGGCCATCCGCG CTGCAAGGGGTTGGTGCTGCTGGAAACGTATTCTTCGCTCACGGGTGACGCGCTGAAGAACTGCATGCCCAAGTTCTTGAACATCGTGAAGGAGGTAACTGGCGATCCGGACTACTCCATGTTCAATCTGTCACTGAAGGAGGACTGGAGCACCACCAAGAAGTTCTGCCGCACGGCGACGCACGGTAAGCAGCATGAGAAACAAATGCAGcaagagaagcagaagcagtatCATCCCTACGACGAGACCAGCGACTAA